DNA sequence from the Streptomyces tsukubensis genome:
TCCGCCGACGGCGACCCAGGGGCGGCGGTGCTGGGGTACGCCGACGATCGCGGCTTCGCGGACGAGGGCGGTGGGGCTGCCCTGGCCGTCGACGACGACGAGGGCGCGGGCGCCGGCTTCGTTGGCGCGTCGGAGTGCTTCGGAGAGGGGGGTGTCGGCTTCGACGGGGACGGCCCGGCGGGTGAGGGTGCGGGCAGCCAGTTCGGGGAGATGTTCGCGGAGGCGGGCGCTGCGGAGGCTGTTTCCGGCGCCGGTCCAGATGATCGCGGCGAGGATGGCGGCCAGCAGTGCGTCGGTGACGGACTGCACGCCGCCGATTTCCTGGCCGGGGGTGCCGAGGGCACCCGAATGGGTGAAGAGCGGGAGTCCGATGAGGACGGCGACGGCGAGGGCTCGGCCGACCCAGGCGGCGGCGACGGTGCCGCTCATGGGCTTGCCGGTGATCTTCCAGACGACGGCTCGGAGCATGCGTCCGCCGTCGAGGGGGAGGCCGGGGAGCAGGTTGAAGGCGGCGACGATCAGGTTGGAGATCATCAGTCCGGCGAGCAGGACCCCGGGGACCGTACCGGGTTCGACGGCCCGCATGCCGAGGTAGAAGACCCCGGCCAGGACGAGGGAGAGCAGGGGTCCGACGAAGGCGATGACGAATTCCCGGCCGGGGGTTTCGGACTCCTTCTCGATTTCGGAGGAGCCGCCGAAGAACTGGAGCTGGATGCGGCGGACCGGCAGTTTGTAGTGGAGGGCGGCGACGGTGTGGGCGAGTTCGTGGACGAGTACGGAGGCGTAGAAGGCGACGGCGAAGAAGAGGGAGACCAGGTAGTTCAGGCCGCCGAGCTCGGGGAGCACCCGGTTGAGCTGGTCGCCGAAGACCCAGGTGATCAGGGCGGCGACGAGGAACCAGCTGGGGGCGACGTAGACGGGCACGCCGAAGGGGCGGCCCATGAGGATGCCGCCTCCGGGGCCGTCGGGGCGCTTGCGCTTGCCGCCGTCCGGGGGTGTGCCGGGGGCGCCGGACGACGCGCGTGAGCGCTCGCTGCTCGAGTCGTTCCTCGAGTCGTGGTCGTTCACGGGGTCCCTTCGTCGCGAAATCGCCGGTGGTCCTCTGCTTCGATCGTCTCTCGCCGGGTGACGTAACGCTCTGATCGTGCAGTGTCCGGTCCTATGAGGTCGATGGTATTGCGCTCGCTGTCAGTGGCGGGCCGTAGGGTCTGAGTCATGAGTACGAGTCAGGCCGTTTCCGGGGAGCCTGCGGGCCCGGTGCCCGCGGCGCCGCCGACGTCGCTGTCGCCGTCGCGGGCGAACGATTTCATGCAGTGCCCGCTGCTCTACCGGTTCCGGGTGATCGACAAGCTGCCGGAGAAGCCGAGTCCGGCTGCTACCCGGGGGACGCTGGTGCATGCGGTCCTGGAGCGGCTCTTCGACGCGCCCGCGGCGGAGCGGACGGCTCCACGGGCGAAGGCGCTGGTGCCGGGGCAGTGGGACAGACTGCTGGCGGGCCGGCCGGAGCTGGGCGGGCTGTTCGCGGACGATGCAGGTGGGGAGCAGCTGGCGCGCTGGCTGGGCGAGGCCGAGGCGCTGGTGGAGCGGTGGTTCGGGCTGGAGGATCCGACGCGTCTCGAACCGGCGGAGCGGGAGCTGTTCGTCGAGGCCGAGCTGGAGTCGGGGCTGCGGCTGCGCGGGGTGATCGACCGGGTGGATGTGGCGCCGACGGGCGAGGTGCGGATCGTCGACTACAAGACGGGGAAGGCGCCGCGGCCGGAGTACGGGGAGGGGGCGCTCTTCCAGATGAAGTTCTACGCGCTGGTGGTCTGGAAGCTGAAGAACGTGCTGCCGCGCCGTTTGCAGCTGGTCTATCTGGGCAGTGGCGATGTGATCACCTACGATCCGGTGCCGGCGGATCTGGAGCGGGTGGAGCGGAAGCTGCTGGCGCTCTGGGACGCGATCAGGCTGGCGACCGAGACGGGTGAGTGGCGGCCGCGGCCGACGAAGCTCTGCGGCTGGTGCGATCATCAGGCGTTCTGTCCTGAGTTCGGCGGGGTTCCGCCGGTGTATCCGCTGAGTGTTTCCCCCGTCGCTCCGGCCGATGTCCCGCAGGGCAGAATGGGCTCCGACCGAGTGTGAGGAGTTTCCGTGGCAATCCGCGTTCTGCTGGTCGACGATCAGCCGCTGCTGCGTACCGGCTTCCGGATGATTCTCGAAGCGGAGCAGGACATCGCGGTCGTCGGCGAGGCCGGTGACGGCCTTCAGGCGCTCGACCAGGTGAGAGCGCTCCAGCCCGATGTGGTGCTGATGGACATCCGGATGCCGCGGATGGACGGGGTGGAGGCGACCCGGCAGATCACGGGTCCGGGTCGGGACGGTCCGGCGAAGGTGCTGGTGCTGACGACCTTCGATCTCGACGAGTACGTGGTGGAGGCGTTGCGGGCGGGGGCCAGCGGGTTTCTGCTCAAGGACGCCCCGGCGAACGAACTGGTGCAGGCGATCCGGGTGGTCGCGGCGGGTGAGGCGATGCTGGCGCCCAGCATCACCCGGCGGCTGCTCGACAAGTACGCGGGGCATCTGCCTTCGGGTGAGGAGCCGGTGCCGGACACGCTGCACACGCTGACCGACCGTGAGGTGGAGGTTCTGAAGCTGGTCGCGCGGGGTCTGTCGAACGCCGAGATCGCGGCGGATCTGTTCGTCAGCGAGACGACGGTGAAGACCCATGTGGGGCATGTGCTGACGAAGCTCGGGCTGCGGGACCGGGTGCAGGCCGCGGTGTACGCGTACGAGAGCGGTCTGGTGCGCCCGGGCGCGCAGTAGGTGCTCTCCCCCTCCGGGGGGGATGAACGGTGAAGCGGCGGCGGGCCGGGGCCCGCCGCCGCTTCGGCGTCTGTGGACGGCCCGCCCGGAGGGCGGGCCGCCGGTTACTTCTTGACCGCCCTCAGTTCCCAGATCTGGAGGTCGGAGGTGGAGTTGAGCAGCAGCTCGATACCGCCGACGCCCTTGCGGGCGGCGACGTACTGCCTGCCCTGCCAGAGCGGCAGCACGGGCACGTCGTCGGCGACGATGTCCTGCATGGTGCTGAACGCCCCGGCGGCCGCGGTCCGGTCGGCGTGGCGGCGCGACTGCGGGATCAGGCTGCGGATCTCGTTGCTGACGTAGGGCGAGTTGAGGAAGTTGTCCTTGTCGAGGAAGGGCGCGATGTAGTTGTCGGGGTCCGGGAAGTCGGGGAACCAGCCCATTCCGTAGACGGGGTACTCGCCGCGCTTCTGGGCGGCCCGGAAGGCGGACCATTCGGCGCCCTGGACGGTCACCTGGAACAGTCCGGACTTGTTGAGCTGGCTGCGCAGCACCTCGAACTCGCGGGCGGTTCCGGCCCCGTAGCGGTCGGTGGTGTAGTGGAGCTTGAGCTTGACCGGGGTGCGGATTCCGGCCTTCTTGAGGATCTTCTCGGCCTTCTCGACGCTCGGCTCGCCGTACTCGTTGTAGAAGGAGTTCTTGTGCGCGCCGATGCTG
Encoded proteins:
- a CDS encoding site-2 protease family protein, with amino-acid sequence MNDHDSRNDSSSERSRASSGAPGTPPDGGKRKRPDGPGGGILMGRPFGVPVYVAPSWFLVAALITWVFGDQLNRVLPELGGLNYLVSLFFAVAFYASVLVHELAHTVAALHYKLPVRRIQLQFFGGSSEIEKESETPGREFVIAFVGPLLSLVLAGVFYLGMRAVEPGTVPGVLLAGLMISNLIVAAFNLLPGLPLDGGRMLRAVVWKITGKPMSGTVAAAWVGRALAVAVLIGLPLFTHSGALGTPGQEIGGVQSVTDALLAAILAAIIWTGAGNSLRSARLREHLPELAARTLTRRAVPVEADTPLSEALRRANEAGARALVVVDGQGSPTALVREAAIVGVPQHRRPWVAVGGLAQELTDGMRIPADLVGESLLEHLRTTPATEYLVVEDTGAIYGVLSTADVERAFVAAMTR
- a CDS encoding RecB family exonuclease, translating into MSTSQAVSGEPAGPVPAAPPTSLSPSRANDFMQCPLLYRFRVIDKLPEKPSPAATRGTLVHAVLERLFDAPAAERTAPRAKALVPGQWDRLLAGRPELGGLFADDAGGEQLARWLGEAEALVERWFGLEDPTRLEPAERELFVEAELESGLRLRGVIDRVDVAPTGEVRIVDYKTGKAPRPEYGEGALFQMKFYALVVWKLKNVLPRRLQLVYLGSGDVITYDPVPADLERVERKLLALWDAIRLATETGEWRPRPTKLCGWCDHQAFCPEFGGVPPVYPLSVSPVAPADVPQGRMGSDRV
- a CDS encoding response regulator, whose protein sequence is MAIRVLLVDDQPLLRTGFRMILEAEQDIAVVGEAGDGLQALDQVRALQPDVVLMDIRMPRMDGVEATRQITGPGRDGPAKVLVLTTFDLDEYVVEALRAGASGFLLKDAPANELVQAIRVVAAGEAMLAPSITRRLLDKYAGHLPSGEEPVPDTLHTLTDREVEVLKLVARGLSNAEIAADLFVSETTVKTHVGHVLTKLGLRDRVQAAVYAYESGLVRPGAQ